A window of the Janthinobacterium agaricidamnosum NBRC 102515 = DSM 9628 genome harbors these coding sequences:
- a CDS encoding ATP-binding protein, translating into MKDNAHKTAAIALSEFFDGHPVATFAIDTDHMITQWNKACEHLLGWNAAEMIGTRKHGLAFYGQHQPMLCDLIVDADTALANHAGSDVIPGAYEAEDFFPNIGAGGHWLHFTAAPLRDESGKLVGAIETMLDVTERRVAENALRRTNDNLELIVEKRTAQLAEANQRLEDDIRQREAAEAELRSRNLALTELNARLSMAQQQLLQAEKLASIGQLAAGVAHEINNPIGYIFSNVGTLQTYLDDLFHMLASYQDAEAALAGPAAAQLRQRRAQIDLDFLRADIPVLMFETREGIARVRHIVQDLKDFSRVDASQQWVWADLHQGIDSTLNIVAHETKYKAELVKQYGDIPDIECLPSQLNQVIMNLVVNAAHAISGPRGTITIATGCDLRREHVWLSIQDSGAGIAPENLSRIFDPFFTTKAVGQGTGLGLSLAYGIVQKHCGRIEVDSLPGRGSTFRITLPVRQPTPQSQDPPP; encoded by the coding sequence ATGAAGGATAACGCCCATAAAACCGCGGCCATCGCCCTGTCGGAATTCTTCGACGGCCACCCGGTGGCCACCTTCGCGATCGATACCGACCATATGATCACGCAATGGAACAAGGCGTGCGAACACTTGCTGGGCTGGAATGCGGCCGAGATGATCGGCACCCGCAAGCACGGCCTGGCGTTTTATGGACAACACCAGCCGATGCTGTGCGACCTGATCGTCGATGCCGACACCGCGCTGGCTAACCACGCCGGTTCGGACGTGATCCCCGGCGCCTATGAAGCCGAGGATTTTTTTCCCAACATCGGCGCCGGCGGCCATTGGCTGCACTTCACCGCCGCGCCGCTGCGCGATGAAAGCGGCAAGCTGGTCGGCGCGATCGAAACCATGCTCGACGTCACCGAACGGCGGGTGGCCGAAAACGCGCTGCGGCGCACCAACGACAACCTGGAACTCATCGTCGAAAAACGCACCGCCCAGCTGGCCGAAGCGAACCAGCGGCTGGAAGACGATATCCGCCAGCGCGAAGCGGCCGAGGCGGAATTGCGCAGCCGCAACCTTGCCCTGACAGAATTGAACGCCCGCCTGTCGATGGCCCAGCAACAATTGCTGCAAGCGGAAAAACTGGCCTCGATCGGCCAGCTGGCGGCCGGCGTGGCGCATGAAATCAATAATCCGATCGGCTATATTTTCTCGAATGTCGGCACGCTGCAAACCTATCTGGACGACTTGTTCCACATGCTGGCCAGCTACCAGGACGCCGAAGCGGCGCTGGCCGGCCCGGCCGCCGCACAACTGCGCCAGCGGCGCGCGCAGATCGACCTGGATTTCCTGCGCGCCGACATCCCGGTGCTGATGTTTGAAACCAGGGAAGGCATCGCCCGGGTGCGCCACATCGTGCAGGACTTGAAGGATTTTTCACGGGTCGATGCCAGCCAGCAATGGGTGTGGGCCGACTTGCACCAGGGCATAGATTCAACGCTGAACATCGTTGCCCATGAAACCAAATACAAGGCCGAGCTGGTCAAGCAATACGGCGACATTCCCGACATCGAATGCCTGCCGTCGCAACTGAACCAGGTCATCATGAACCTGGTCGTCAACGCGGCCCACGCGATCAGCGGGCCGCGCGGCACCATCACCATCGCCACCGGCTGCGACCTGCGGCGCGAGCATGTGTGGCTCAGCATCCAGGACAGCGGCGCCGGCATCGCGCCGGAAAACCTGTCGCGCATCTTCGATCCCTTTTTTACCACCAAGGCGGTCGGCCAAGGCACCGGCCTGGGCTTGTCGCTGGCCTACGGCATCGTGCAAAAGCACTGCGGCCGCATCGAGGTCGACAGCCTTCCCGGCCGCGGCAGCACCTTCCGCATCACCTTGCCGGTACGCCAGCCAACACCGCAGTCACAGGACCCGCCGCCATGA
- a CDS encoding HD domain-containing phosphohydrolase, producing the protein MSLSNQQLAQATVLCVDDEPNILSSLRRLFRARGYRVLTADSGAAGLAVLDSETVDLVISDMRMPEMDGARFLAEVRQRQPDVMRLLLTGYSDIQSILDAINRGEIYRYITKPWDDNDLLLTVRDALVRRGLEQDKQRLEALTRQQNDELKALNQTLEAKVEMRTLQLKRSHDEVQAVNVKLKMNFITTIKLFSGMIEMRGGNLCGHSRRVADLARKIAVEMALPAPEVQEIFIAALLLDIGKIGLTDELLAKPVTLMNGEELGLFRKHPLRAEQLLMALEDLRGAAAILRAQLERFDGAGFPAGLAGLAIPLGARILALAADYDNLQNGAMVKRPLRQEEAKALIYDSSGKRYDPAVVAAFRHLLDGDAAQEIDDVAALSGQLVPGMVLSRDLLSREGLMLLAAEHILDARLIQQVQDFESKSGGRLAIRIHPPKDESGSCYNGSSSTHQT; encoded by the coding sequence ATGAGCCTATCCAACCAACAACTGGCGCAAGCCACCGTGCTGTGCGTCGACGACGAACCGAATATATTGTCGTCGCTGCGGCGGCTGTTCCGCGCGCGCGGCTACCGCGTGCTGACTGCCGACAGCGGCGCGGCCGGACTGGCCGTGCTCGACAGCGAAACGGTGGACCTGGTGATTTCCGACATGCGCATGCCGGAAATGGACGGTGCCCGGTTCCTGGCCGAAGTACGCCAGCGCCAGCCGGACGTGATGCGGCTGCTGCTGACCGGCTATTCCGATATCCAGTCGATACTGGACGCCATCAACCGCGGTGAAATCTACCGCTACATCACCAAGCCGTGGGACGACAACGATTTGCTGCTGACGGTGCGCGACGCCTTGGTCCGGCGCGGGCTGGAACAGGACAAGCAACGCCTGGAAGCGCTGACGCGCCAGCAAAACGACGAGCTGAAAGCCCTCAACCAGACGCTGGAAGCGAAGGTCGAGATGCGCACCCTGCAACTGAAACGAAGCCACGATGAAGTGCAGGCGGTCAACGTGAAGCTCAAGATGAACTTCATCACCACCATCAAGCTGTTTTCGGGGATGATAGAAATGCGCGGCGGCAATTTGTGCGGCCATTCGCGCCGGGTGGCCGACCTGGCCCGCAAGATCGCCGTCGAGATGGCGCTGCCGGCGCCGGAAGTGCAGGAAATCTTCATCGCGGCGCTGCTGCTCGACATCGGCAAGATCGGCTTGACGGACGAGTTGCTGGCCAAGCCGGTGACGCTGATGAATGGCGAGGAACTGGGCTTGTTCCGCAAGCATCCGCTGCGCGCCGAACAATTGCTGATGGCGCTGGAGGACTTGCGCGGCGCCGCCGCCATCTTGCGGGCGCAACTGGAACGTTTCGACGGCGCCGGGTTCCCGGCCGGCCTGGCCGGGCTGGCGATCCCGCTCGGCGCGCGCATCCTGGCGCTGGCCGCCGATTACGACAACTTGCAAAACGGCGCCATGGTCAAGCGCCCGCTGCGTCAGGAAGAAGCCAAGGCGCTGATCTACGACAGCAGCGGCAAGCGCTACGATCCGGCGGTGGTGGCCGCGTTCCGCCACCTGCTCGACGGCGATGCGGCGCAGGAAATCGATGACGTCGCCGCGCTGTCGGGCCAACTGGTGCCGGGCATGGTGCTGTCGCGCGACTTGCTGAGCCGCGAAGGCTTGATGCTGCTGGCGGCCGAACATATCCTCGATGCGCGGCTGATCCAGCAAGTGCAGGATTTCGAGAGCAAGAGCGGCGGGCGCCTGGCGATCCGGATCCACCCGCCGAAGGACGAATCAGGCAGTTGCTATAATGGGTCATCCAGCACTCACCAGACATGA
- a CDS encoding amino acid ABC transporter ATP-binding protein — MIQFNNVNKYYGDYHALVNVSGHVAKGEVVVVCGPSGSGKSTLIRTVNRLEGIHSGQIDVDGRDIHGRGLDVNAFRSHIGFVFQQFNLFPHLTVLQNCALAPARLRGLPRKEAERRALDLLERVGLVHKAQALPSALSGGQQQRVAIARALAMQPPLMLFDEPTSALDPEMVGEVLLVMRDLARDGMTMVCVTHEMGFAREVADRVWFMDHGQVLERATPDQFFNRPQHPRARQFLSDIRTPFAAGA; from the coding sequence ATGATCCAATTTAATAACGTCAATAAATATTACGGCGACTACCACGCACTGGTGAATGTCAGCGGCCACGTCGCCAAGGGCGAAGTGGTGGTGGTGTGCGGGCCGTCCGGTTCCGGCAAGTCGACCTTGATACGCACGGTGAACCGGCTGGAAGGCATCCATTCCGGACAGATCGACGTCGATGGCCGGGATATTCATGGACGCGGTCTCGACGTCAATGCATTCCGCTCGCATATCGGTTTTGTGTTCCAGCAATTCAATCTGTTCCCGCATTTGACGGTGCTGCAAAATTGCGCGCTGGCGCCGGCCCGGCTGCGCGGCTTGCCGCGCAAGGAAGCGGAACGGCGCGCGCTCGATTTGCTGGAGCGGGTCGGCCTGGTCCACAAGGCGCAGGCGCTGCCGTCGGCCTTGTCCGGCGGCCAGCAGCAGCGCGTGGCGATTGCCCGCGCGCTGGCGATGCAGCCGCCGCTGATGCTGTTCGATGAGCCGACCAGCGCGCTCGATCCGGAAATGGTTGGCGAAGTGCTATTGGTGATGCGCGACCTGGCGCGCGACGGCATGACGATGGTCTGCGTGACGCATGAAATGGGCTTTGCGCGCGAAGTGGCGGACCGGGTCTGGTTCATGGACCACGGCCAGGTGCTGGAGCGGGCCACGCCGGACCAGTTTTTCAACCGCCCGCAACATCCGCGCGCCCGGCAATTCCTGTCGGATATCCGCACGCCGTTTGCCGCAGGCGCTTGA
- a CDS encoding amino acid ABC transporter permease: MLQLIQDYWIYFLIGQYPDGPLGGLALTVWLAALGLLLSLPLGLLLGLARVSPCRWLRWPVTVLMHVVRGIPLLLVIFWAYFFLPAVTGHKTGQFTTMLTALVIYDAVYLAEIIRAGILALPTGQAEASRALGFGYLHTMRLIVLPQALRHMLPSMINQFVSTIKETSLGYIIGLTEVSFIATQINSLVLTKSTAVYFLLGLSYFILCFGLSRLAFALERRTANKNETKTS, translated from the coding sequence ATGCTGCAATTGATACAGGATTACTGGATTTATTTCCTGATCGGCCAATACCCGGACGGTCCGCTGGGCGGCCTGGCGCTGACGGTCTGGCTGGCGGCGCTGGGGCTGTTGCTCAGCTTGCCGCTCGGCTTGCTGCTGGGGCTGGCCCGCGTCAGCCCTTGTCGCTGGCTGCGCTGGCCGGTGACGGTCCTGATGCACGTGGTGCGCGGCATCCCGTTATTGCTGGTGATTTTCTGGGCCTACTTTTTCTTGCCGGCCGTGACCGGCCATAAAACCGGGCAATTCACCACCATGCTGACGGCGCTGGTGATCTACGACGCCGTGTATCTGGCGGAAATCATTCGGGCCGGCATACTGGCTTTGCCGACAGGGCAGGCCGAGGCGTCGCGCGCGCTGGGTTTCGGCTATCTGCACACCATGCGTTTGATCGTGCTGCCGCAAGCGTTGCGTCATATGCTGCCGTCGATGATCAACCAGTTTGTGTCGACCATCAAGGAAACCTCGCTCGGCTACATCATCGGCTTGACCGAAGTGTCGTTCATCGCGACCCAGATCAACAGCCTGGTGCTGACCAAATCGACCGCAGTGTATTTCTTGCTCGGCTTGAGTTATTTCATCCTGTGTTTCGGCTTGTCGCGGCTGGCCTTTGCGCTGGAACGGCGCACAGCGAATAAAAACGAAACAAAAACCTCATGA
- a CDS encoding amino acid ABC transporter permease, whose amino-acid sequence MAHFDLALLLSGNYHDWLIAGLLLSLQLTVVSFSLALPLACLLALLRLAPSRVLNACGFAYVEAIRNIPLLVHLLFWYFGAPELLPQQWKERLYEGNVECIAAIVALTLYSAAYMAEDIRSGIRAIPKQQFEAGRALGFSFVATMRCFILPQALRLSTPPLMSQTLILWQNTSIATVIGAAELINQAQRVESASFRSIEVFAFASVCYLGVSLGIAALASWSQRHWPRGQS is encoded by the coding sequence ATGGCGCATTTCGATCTTGCTCTTTTATTGTCCGGTAATTATCACGACTGGCTGATCGCCGGCTTGTTACTGTCGCTGCAATTGACAGTCGTCAGTTTCTCGCTGGCCTTGCCGCTGGCTTGTCTGCTGGCGCTGTTGCGGCTGGCGCCGTCGCGCGTGTTGAACGCCTGCGGGTTTGCCTATGTCGAGGCGATCCGCAATATTCCCTTGCTGGTGCATCTGCTGTTCTGGTATTTCGGCGCGCCCGAATTATTGCCGCAGCAATGGAAGGAGCGCTTGTACGAAGGCAATGTCGAATGCATCGCCGCCATCGTCGCGCTGACGCTGTACAGCGCCGCCTACATGGCGGAAGATATCCGCAGCGGCATCCGAGCCATTCCCAAGCAGCAATTCGAAGCGGGCCGCGCGCTGGGCTTCAGTTTTGTGGCGACCATGCGCTGCTTCATCTTGCCGCAGGCATTGCGCCTGAGCACGCCGCCGTTGATGTCGCAAACCCTGATTCTGTGGCAAAACACCAGCATCGCCACGGTGATCGGCGCCGCCGAATTGATTAACCAGGCGCAGCGGGTTGAAAGCGCGTCGTTCCGCAGCATCGAAGTGTTTGCCTTCGCCAGCGTCTGTTATCTGGGCGTATCGCTGGGCATCGCCGCCCTGGCATCGTGGAGCCAGCGCCACTGGCCGCGGGGGCAAAGCTGA
- a CDS encoding ABC transporter substrate-binding protein: protein MHLRFTFVAALIAGAVIAPLCHADQLAAIKAKGELVCGTLGTDEPNSFVDPKTRQIVGYEVDLCYAVAKTLGVKPVIKQLAVAARIPELQQGRVDILSASLTHNKEREALVDFSISTFVTGQKVLVKKSSNITSLAGLTGKKVLTVKGGTQEPNIRKAVPGVDVVTFETAVQGFLALQQGKGVAYVDDEVSLLNNYGKLGAAQKEYLVLPQSIGVEALALGIKKGETGLKASIDGTLRALEQSGDAEKLFFKWYGPSSNVKYDKRNFKLDSDRAGA from the coding sequence ATGCACCTTCGTTTTACATTCGTCGCCGCGCTGATCGCCGGCGCTGTGATCGCGCCGCTGTGCCATGCCGATCAATTGGCGGCCATCAAGGCCAAGGGAGAGTTGGTGTGCGGCACCTTGGGCACCGATGAACCGAATAGTTTTGTCGATCCGAAAACCCGCCAGATCGTCGGTTACGAAGTCGACCTGTGCTATGCGGTGGCGAAGACGCTGGGCGTCAAGCCGGTGATCAAGCAATTGGCGGTGGCCGCGCGCATCCCGGAATTGCAGCAGGGCCGGGTCGATATCCTGAGCGCGTCGCTGACCCATAACAAGGAACGCGAAGCGCTGGTCGATTTTTCGATTTCGACGTTTGTCACCGGGCAAAAAGTACTGGTCAAGAAAAGCAGCAATATCACCAGCCTGGCCGGCCTGACGGGAAAGAAAGTGCTGACCGTCAAGGGCGGCACGCAAGAACCGAATATCCGCAAGGCCGTGCCGGGTGTCGATGTGGTGACTTTTGAAACTGCCGTGCAGGGATTCCTGGCGCTGCAGCAAGGCAAGGGGGTCGCTTATGTCGACGATGAAGTGTCGCTGCTGAATAATTACGGCAAGCTGGGCGCGGCGCAAAAGGAGTATCTGGTGTTGCCGCAAAGCATAGGCGTCGAAGCGCTGGCGCTGGGCATCAAGAAGGGCGAAACCGGCTTGAAAGCCAGCATCGACGGCACCTTGCGCGCGCTGGAACAATCGGGCGACGCGGAAAAACTGTTCTTCAAATGGTATGGCCCGAGCAGCAATGTGAAATACGACAAGCGCAACTTCAAGCTCGATTCCGACAGGGCAGGAGCGTAA
- a CDS encoding ATP-binding protein: MQFDEFEFFSSDAAAAAPALAAEPASPLVRLQYLVDNTPAIIYCTVPSGDFKMTFVSQNAYHVLGYRPEDMVADPNFWFDHIHPDDAPQIFSSLALVFVEGQRAYEYRFRTSDGTYLWMHDTLRLIRDEHGAPLEVIGSLTDITSRKEMEQALHTKGEEQQLLIARLQEAHEQLLQSEKMASIGQLAAGIAHEINNPVGFVNSNMGSLEAYVTTLFGVIEQYELAVARHPAATAAAATMAAIRQQADLAFLKEDVTELVRESMDGLKRVRDIVQSLKDFSHVGETEWQIADLHHGLESTLHIVANEIKYKATVEKHYGQLPPIKCLASQLNQVFMNLLVNAGHAIQGQGVISIRTGHDDGWVWIEIGDTGAGIAPQHLNRIFEPFFTTKPVGSGTGLGLSLSYGIVKKHGGRIDVATELGKGTRFTIRLPVQPPGNAVA, encoded by the coding sequence ATGCAATTCGACGAATTCGAATTCTTTTCCAGCGATGCCGCGGCTGCCGCTCCGGCGCTGGCCGCAGAGCCCGCTTCGCCGCTGGTGCGGCTGCAATACCTGGTCGATAATACGCCGGCGATCATCTATTGCACCGTGCCCAGCGGCGACTTCAAGATGACCTTTGTCAGCCAGAACGCCTACCATGTGCTGGGTTACCGGCCGGAAGACATGGTTGCCGATCCCAATTTCTGGTTCGACCACATTCACCCGGACGATGCGCCGCAGATCTTTTCCAGCCTGGCGCTGGTATTTGTCGAAGGCCAGCGTGCCTATGAATACCGGTTTCGTACCAGCGACGGCACGTATTTGTGGATGCATGACACCTTGCGCCTGATCCGCGACGAACATGGCGCGCCGCTGGAAGTGATCGGCTCGCTGACCGACATCACCAGCCGCAAGGAAATGGAGCAGGCGCTGCATACCAAGGGCGAGGAACAGCAATTGCTGATTGCCCGGCTGCAAGAGGCGCATGAACAATTGCTGCAATCGGAAAAGATGGCGTCGATTGGCCAACTGGCGGCCGGCATTGCCCATGAAATCAATAATCCGGTTGGCTTCGTCAATTCCAATATGGGGTCGCTGGAAGCGTATGTGACGACCCTGTTCGGCGTCATCGAGCAATACGAACTGGCCGTCGCCCGGCATCCTGCCGCTACTGCCGCTGCGGCAACCATGGCGGCCATCCGCCAGCAAGCCGACCTGGCTTTCCTGAAAGAAGATGTCACCGAACTGGTGCGCGAATCGATGGATGGTTTGAAGCGGGTGCGCGATATCGTCCAGTCGCTGAAGGATTTTTCCCACGTCGGCGAAACCGAATGGCAAATTGCCGACCTGCATCACGGCCTGGAAAGCACGCTGCACATCGTCGCCAATGAAATCAAGTACAAGGCGACGGTTGAGAAACACTATGGTCAGTTGCCTCCAATCAAATGCCTGGCGTCGCAGCTGAATCAGGTATTCATGAACTTGCTGGTCAACGCCGGCCATGCGATCCAGGGCCAGGGCGTGATCAGCATCCGCACCGGCCATGACGACGGCTGGGTCTGGATCGAGATCGGCGACACCGGCGCCGGCATCGCGCCGCAGCACCTGAACCGCATCTTCGAGCCGTTTTTTACCACCAAGCCGGTCGGCAGCGGCACCGGGCTGGGCTTGTCGCTATCGTACGGCATCGTCAAGAAACACGGCGGCAGGATCGACGTGGCCACCGAGCTGGGCAAGGGCACGCGCTTCACGATACGTCTGCCGGTGCAGCCGCCGGGCAACGCTGTTGCCTGA
- a CDS encoding zinc-dependent peptidase: MDALILLLVSVLAVAVVLWWPGWRLQRALKRPLPEVAVHILQNNIPIYQRMPLELQQQLQRLMVQFLFQKKFVGCDGLEVTDEMRYTIAGQACLLLLNRPTKVYPELHTILVYPTEFFVERNEVGPGGVVTPIENGMLGESWGDGRVILAWDHVQRGAADWTDGHNVVLHEFAHQLDSESGEPNGAPFLATVSSYRSWAQVLSRDFANLRHDAIYQQQSVLDHYGATNPAEFFAVATETFFEKPYQMAEHHAALYQEFQKYYRVDPREWLPPPPPPAVEQPPNYAAHW, translated from the coding sequence ATGGACGCGCTGATCTTGCTGCTGGTGTCGGTGCTGGCCGTGGCTGTCGTGTTGTGGTGGCCGGGCTGGCGCTTGCAGCGGGCCTTGAAGCGGCCCTTGCCGGAAGTAGCGGTGCATATTCTGCAAAACAATATTCCAATCTATCAGCGCATGCCGCTTGAATTGCAGCAGCAATTGCAGCGCCTGATGGTGCAATTCCTATTCCAAAAGAAATTTGTCGGCTGCGACGGGCTGGAAGTCACCGATGAAATGCGCTACACCATCGCCGGCCAGGCGTGTCTGCTATTGCTGAACCGGCCGACCAAGGTCTATCCGGAATTGCATACCATCCTCGTGTATCCGACCGAATTTTTTGTGGAGCGCAATGAAGTCGGGCCGGGCGGGGTGGTGACGCCGATCGAAAACGGCATGCTGGGCGAATCCTGGGGCGATGGCCGTGTGATCCTGGCGTGGGACCATGTACAGCGCGGCGCCGCCGACTGGACCGATGGCCACAATGTGGTGTTGCATGAATTCGCGCATCAGCTCGACAGCGAATCGGGCGAACCGAACGGTGCGCCATTCCTCGCCACTGTATCGAGCTACCGCAGCTGGGCGCAAGTGCTGTCGCGCGATTTCGCCAATTTGCGCCATGACGCGATTTACCAGCAGCAAAGCGTGCTGGACCATTACGGCGCGACCAATCCGGCGGAATTCTTTGCGGTGGCGACGGAAACTTTCTTTGAGAAACCGTACCAGATGGCCGAACACCACGCGGCGCTGTATCAGGAATTCCAGAAATATTATCGGGTCGATCCGCGCGAGTGGCTGCCGCCTCCACCGCCGCCAGCGGTGGAGCAGCCGCCGAATTATGCTGCGCACTGGTGA
- a CDS encoding winged helix-turn-helix domain-containing protein — MNAARQEHRASSKGSVAMVERAAPIPPERKNPISMAPIERVRSTSATLRRIENMQKLIGELSLHEMLADEIAWFLKFSPSGARKYIRDLRDAGVIELARYIEGTATYLGKAVYQLTPDPERVRAFLAAIVQPKREGVTPRKDRPGLREQSMAGSGRHFHILADDTHYAIRVNRGPVMRDPLVAALFGSAPSQQKSENT, encoded by the coding sequence ATGAACGCAGCGCGCCAAGAACATCGTGCATCCAGCAAGGGTTCGGTGGCAATGGTAGAGCGCGCCGCGCCGATTCCGCCGGAACGTAAAAATCCTATTTCGATGGCGCCTATCGAGCGTGTCCGTTCCACTTCGGCAACGCTGCGTCGTATTGAAAACATGCAAAAGTTGATCGGTGAATTATCGCTGCACGAAATGCTGGCTGATGAAATCGCCTGGTTCCTGAAGTTTTCGCCGTCCGGCGCCCGCAAATACATCCGCGACCTGCGCGATGCCGGCGTGATCGAACTGGCGCGCTACATCGAAGGCACCGCCACCTACCTGGGCAAGGCTGTGTATCAATTGACGCCCGATCCGGAACGCGTGCGCGCCTTCCTGGCCGCCATCGTGCAACCAAAACGCGAAGGCGTCACGCCACGCAAGGACCGTCCGGGCCTGCGCGAGCAAAGCATGGCGGGCAGCGGTCGCCACTTCCACATCCTGGCCGACGATACCCATTATGCGATCCGCGTCAACCGCGGTCCGGTGATGCGCGATCCGCTGGTGGCGGCCTTGTTCGGTTCGGCGCCGTCGCAGCAAAAAAGCGAAAACACCTGA
- a CDS encoding ABC transporter substrate-binding protein has product MTSSARFKSFLNSKVMTIALTLAAQLPLAAHAADVVRLGNLKFAHYGAVAYMKEIAPKYNLKIEERIFAKGLDIVPAMIAGEIDVSASALEAAISGRASGVPVYLVGGFAKGGVRIVGRPDLNLSKISELKGKKVGVTRGSPQEILLFSELAKNKLTWSDKPGKDVLIIYMGYPDLNQALLTKEIDAMSQSEPYSTQAIHKKYGHEILKPYDTPLGEPVRALVMSEKMYKEKRDVAQRFMDCFVAATRQFLADPKLAENYVRVSMFKNQVTSEDYRDAMENASFTEDITISHVQLTTDYMVKYGVGRMSNPPAAKDWVKLDLLETAKKSYAPR; this is encoded by the coding sequence ATGACCTCGTCTGCACGTTTCAAATCCTTCCTGAATAGCAAAGTAATGACCATCGCGCTGACGCTGGCCGCGCAATTGCCGCTGGCCGCCCATGCCGCCGATGTGGTGCGCTTGGGAAACCTTAAATTCGCCCATTACGGCGCGGTCGCGTATATGAAGGAAATTGCACCCAAGTACAACCTGAAAATCGAAGAGCGCATCTTCGCCAAGGGCCTCGATATCGTGCCGGCCATGATCGCCGGTGAAATCGATGTTTCCGCCAGTGCGCTGGAAGCCGCCATTTCCGGCCGCGCCAGCGGCGTGCCGGTATATCTGGTCGGCGGTTTCGCCAAGGGCGGCGTGCGCATCGTCGGCCGCCCGGACTTGAACCTCAGCAAAATTTCCGAATTGAAAGGTAAAAAAGTCGGCGTCACCCGCGGCAGCCCGCAAGAAATCCTGCTGTTTTCCGAATTGGCAAAAAACAAGCTGACCTGGTCGGACAAGCCGGGCAAGGACGTATTGATCATTTACATGGGTTATCCTGATTTAAATCAAGCTTTATTAACCAAGGAAATTGATGCGATGAGCCAATCCGAGCCATACTCGACCCAGGCCATCCATAAGAAATACGGCCATGAAATCCTGAAACCATACGACACCCCGCTGGGCGAACCGGTGCGCGCACTGGTGATGTCGGAAAAAATGTACAAGGAAAAACGCGACGTGGCACAACGGTTCATGGATTGTTTTGTCGCCGCGACCCGCCAATTCCTGGCCGATCCGAAACTGGCCGAGAATTACGTGCGTGTCTCGATGTTCAAGAACCAGGTGACGTCCGAGGATTACCGCGACGCCATGGAAAACGCCAGCTTTACCGAAGACATCACCATCAGCCACGTCCAGCTGACCACCGATTACATGGTCAAGTATGGCGTCGGCCGCATGTCCAATCCGCCGGCCGCCAAGGACTGGGTCAAGCTGGACTTGCTGGAAACCGCCAAGAAATCCTACGCACCACGTTGA
- a CDS encoding ABC transporter permease has product MNLPFLKRVLHGAIVPLVALAIWQALSTFGWINPHILPSPVAVIRKWFEYIAPMEAYQPDSGNYLLWLISGELPHDAWASLSRVLGGFAIGAGLALPLGLLMGANQAIYKLFDPLVQILRPIPPIAYIPLAILWFGLGNPPAFFLISIGSFFPVLMNTIAGVRQVDGIYIRAARNLGASQMTMFRRVILPAATPYILAGARIGMGTAFIVVIVAEMIAVNNGLGFRILEAREYFWSDKIIAGMFTIGFFGLAIDIAMNALNNHLLQWHRGLEH; this is encoded by the coding sequence ATGAATCTGCCATTCCTGAAACGCGTCCTGCATGGCGCAATCGTGCCGCTGGTGGCGCTTGCTATCTGGCAAGCGCTGTCCACCTTCGGCTGGATCAATCCGCATATCTTGCCGTCGCCGGTGGCGGTGATACGCAAATGGTTTGAATACATCGCGCCGATGGAGGCGTACCAGCCGGACAGCGGCAACTACCTGCTGTGGCTGATTTCCGGCGAATTGCCGCACGACGCGTGGGCCAGCCTGTCGCGCGTGCTGGGCGGTTTTGCCATCGGCGCCGGCCTGGCCTTGCCGCTGGGTTTGCTGATGGGCGCCAATCAGGCCATCTACAAATTGTTCGATCCGCTGGTGCAAATCCTGCGGCCGATTCCGCCGATCGCCTATATTCCGCTGGCGATCCTGTGGTTTGGCCTCGGCAATCCACCCGCCTTCTTCCTGATCAGCATCGGTTCCTTCTTCCCCGTGCTGATGAACACCATCGCCGGCGTGCGCCAGGTCGACGGCATCTATATCCGCGCCGCGCGCAACCTGGGCGCCAGCCAGATGACCATGTTCCGTCGCGTCATCTTGCCGGCCGCCACGCCCTACATCCTGGCCGGCGCCCGCATCGGCATGGGTACCGCCTTCATCGTCGTGATCGTCGCGGAAATGATCGCCGTCAATAACGGCCTCGGTTTCCGCATTCTGGAAGCCCGTGAATATTTCTGGTCAGACAAAATTATCGCCGGCATGTTCACCATCGGCTTTTTCGGCCTGGCGATCGATATCGCCATGAATGCGCTGAACAATCACTTGCTGCAGTGGCATCGCGGTCTCGAACATTAA